Proteins co-encoded in one Bacillus sp. 2205SS5-2 genomic window:
- a CDS encoding DUF1273 domain-containing protein → MKVVTITGYKAHELGLFNAKDPAITYIKQAIKKELRDMLDEGLEWVLISGQLGVELWGAEVVLQLQEEYPHLQLAVLTPFQKQEEKWNEQNRELYESITINADFFDSISHKPYESPQQFRQKNVLFLQKSDATLLLYDEEKEGSPKYYFQLAKQYQEKYPYDIRQITFQDLQNIVEEEQLKNQEW, encoded by the coding sequence ATGAAGGTTGTGACGATAACAGGATATAAAGCACATGAGTTGGGTCTATTTAACGCAAAAGACCCTGCCATTACATATATCAAGCAAGCCATCAAAAAAGAATTGAGAGATATGTTGGATGAAGGCTTAGAATGGGTATTGATTTCGGGTCAATTGGGTGTGGAGTTATGGGGAGCAGAAGTGGTACTTCAACTTCAAGAAGAATACCCTCATCTTCAATTAGCTGTGTTGACACCATTTCAAAAACAAGAAGAGAAGTGGAATGAACAAAATCGTGAGCTTTATGAAAGTATCACCATCAATGCTGATTTTTTTGATTCGATTTCTCACAAACCATATGAAAGTCCACAACAATTCCGGCAGAAAAATGTCCTCTTCCTCCAAAAATCCGATGCAACTCTCCTATTATATGACGAGGAAAAAGAAGGTTCGCCTAAATATTATTTTCAATTAGCTAAACAATACCAAGAAAAGTATCCCTACGATATTAGGCAAATTACGTTTCAAGATCTGCAGAATATTGTAGAAGAAGAGCAATTGAAAAACCAAGAGTGGTAA
- a CDS encoding ATP-dependent DNA helicase: protein MYVTKSLPFPLTKEQSFYEALGEWIGDVFYDILPEKGFEIRDEQIFMAFQLEKAFQNKEVMFAEAGVGTGKTLAYLLYSLCYARYTGKPGIIACADETLIEQLVKKEGDIHKLESALGLSIDVRLAKSRDQYLCVKKLQINETKHDEFMDIYEELPEFVTNPKTMSKYEAYGDRKDHPDLNDEKWSMINWDATQDCLSCDIRHRCGLTLQRETYRKAKDLIICSHDFYMEHIWTKESRKREGQLPLLPESSSVVFDEGHLLEFASQKALTYKMTENTVEDVLEMLTSNDIREKTLHLIDEVLILNEQLFKHLRANSFSPTGEERLHIERTKSVLDVAKKLKFTIDQLTDELVFEGELFVIAEYDLRVVEEYLEQMLYSLTLFVSDNAGIIWLEEDERHTTLVMMPRLVQEVLKEEVFSQKKPYVFSSATLSSNKDFTYMAQSLGIEDYSSFTVNSPFEYDEKMNIEINVFKQHEQNSFAFLLKQLQGSEGRSLILFATNKDLLQFKDFMKTHPDMPFSMYYEGAEEISNLVSHFQNDINSVLCTYHLWEGLDIPGESLSSVLIHALPFPPFDPVFEAKRQGTTNPFNEVDLPYMLLRLRQGIGRLIRTSEDEGNVKILVSQSERNLIPVIESVLPTTAKIQKY from the coding sequence ATGTATGTGACAAAGAGTCTGCCCTTTCCTTTAACAAAGGAACAGTCGTTTTATGAAGCATTAGGAGAGTGGATCGGTGACGTATTTTACGACATTCTTCCTGAAAAAGGGTTTGAAATACGTGACGAACAAATTTTCATGGCGTTTCAACTTGAGAAAGCCTTTCAAAATAAAGAGGTAATGTTCGCAGAAGCAGGTGTTGGAACGGGCAAGACGCTTGCATATTTACTATATAGTCTTTGTTATGCAAGATACACGGGGAAACCCGGAATTATTGCCTGTGCCGATGAAACTTTAATCGAGCAACTTGTGAAAAAAGAGGGAGATATTCATAAACTTGAATCGGCACTTGGATTATCGATCGATGTTCGCTTAGCAAAATCAAGAGATCAATATCTTTGTGTGAAAAAGTTACAAATTAACGAAACGAAACATGATGAATTTATGGATATCTATGAAGAGTTACCAGAGTTTGTGACTAATCCAAAGACGATGTCTAAGTATGAAGCGTATGGGGACCGAAAAGATCATCCTGACTTAAATGATGAAAAATGGTCGATGATTAATTGGGATGCGACGCAGGACTGTTTATCATGTGATATTCGTCACCGCTGTGGTTTGACTCTTCAACGTGAGACCTATCGTAAAGCGAAAGATTTGATTATTTGCTCACATGATTTCTATATGGAGCATATCTGGACTAAAGAATCTCGAAAGCGAGAAGGTCAATTACCTCTTCTCCCTGAATCTAGCTCGGTCGTGTTTGATGAAGGGCATTTATTAGAATTTGCTTCGCAAAAAGCTTTAACCTATAAAATGACTGAAAACACTGTAGAAGATGTTTTAGAGATGCTGACAAGCAACGACATTCGAGAAAAAACTTTGCATTTAATTGATGAAGTATTAATTTTGAATGAGCAATTATTTAAACACCTTCGTGCCAATAGTTTTTCTCCTACAGGAGAAGAAAGACTTCATATTGAACGTACAAAATCCGTACTTGATGTTGCAAAGAAATTGAAGTTTACCATTGATCAACTGACAGACGAACTTGTTTTTGAAGGTGAGTTATTTGTGATTGCCGAATATGATCTTCGAGTAGTGGAAGAATACTTAGAGCAAATGCTCTATTCTTTAACCTTATTTGTATCAGATAATGCAGGCATCATTTGGTTGGAAGAAGACGAGCGGCACACGACATTAGTCATGATGCCTCGCTTAGTTCAAGAAGTCTTAAAAGAAGAAGTGTTTTCTCAGAAAAAACCGTATGTTTTTTCATCTGCCACGCTCTCCAGTAATAAAGACTTCACCTATATGGCCCAAAGTTTGGGGATCGAGGACTACTCATCCTTTACAGTGAATTCACCATTTGAATATGATGAAAAAATGAACATTGAAATTAATGTATTTAAACAACATGAACAGAACTCGTTTGCATTCCTACTGAAACAACTTCAAGGGTCAGAAGGTAGATCGCTTATTTTGTTTGCAACGAATAAAGATTTGCTGCAATTTAAAGACTTTATGAAGACACATCCTGACATGCCATTTTCCATGTATTACGAAGGGGCAGAAGAAATATCAAACCTCGTTTCACATTTTCAAAATGACATTAATAGCGTTCTTTGTACGTACCATTTATGGGAAGGGCTAGATATACCAGGAGAGTCGTTAAGTTCAGTACTCATTCACGCGCTTCCTTTCCCTCCATTCGATCCTGTCTTTGAAGCAAAGCGTCAAGGAACAACGAATCCGTTTAATGAAGTGGACTTACCTTATATGTTACTACGCTTAAGACAAGGGATAGGTCGATTAATTCGTACATCAGAAGATGAAGGAAACGTTAAAATTCTCGTGAGTCAAAGTGAGCGAAATCTAATACCAGTAATCGAATCTGTACTGCCAACGACAGCAAAAATCCAAAAATATTAA
- a CDS encoding ribonuclease H-like domain-containing protein, protein MKNKLNRMKKHIVREAQVDTKKKEVSQTVPAVSIPYWNQWEKVNTSIYSIDEQYCFIKESRYPLTYQHGNHSFDELVEVVEAWQQFEGSHPLSGKGLDVNDLFFFDTETTGLGGGVGNVIFLLGYAQVQGNEIKVRQHVLPSPGNEVALYHSFLEKIDYSTLVTYNGKAFDWPQVKTRHTLVRDHVPKLPSFGHFDLFHGARRMWKHKIESVKLQNVEKEILGFYRKDDVPGYLAPMIYFDYVQQQNPEGMLQILKHNEEDILSLISLYIHLSKQLLQIDEKQSSFEKLLVGEWFHYLGDQTEANSTFQQLKAEEEYIALPAMHRLAFQAKKNKNYDEAYSYWVKVSGQGIGKIKGEAYLELAKIQEHYQKDFEAALTSCEKMKPHIPETQKQALAKRMERLERKLKVDKKKNQN, encoded by the coding sequence ATGAAAAATAAATTAAACCGAATGAAAAAGCATATTGTTCGAGAGGCGCAAGTTGACACTAAGAAGAAGGAAGTCTCACAAACTGTGCCCGCTGTATCTATTCCCTATTGGAATCAATGGGAAAAGGTGAACACCTCAATATATAGTATTGACGAACAATACTGCTTTATTAAAGAGAGTCGATATCCTCTTACCTATCAGCATGGAAATCATTCTTTCGATGAACTTGTAGAAGTAGTTGAAGCTTGGCAACAATTTGAAGGCAGTCATCCTTTAAGTGGAAAGGGACTCGACGTTAATGATCTTTTCTTTTTTGATACTGAAACAACAGGTCTAGGTGGGGGAGTTGGAAATGTTATTTTTCTCTTAGGTTATGCACAAGTCCAAGGGAATGAAATTAAAGTACGGCAGCATGTGCTACCTTCCCCCGGCAATGAAGTGGCACTTTATCATAGTTTTTTAGAAAAGATTGATTACTCTACACTCGTTACGTACAACGGTAAAGCCTTCGATTGGCCGCAAGTTAAGACTAGGCATACCCTCGTTCGAGATCATGTTCCAAAGTTGCCATCCTTTGGTCATTTTGATCTCTTTCATGGCGCACGGAGAATGTGGAAGCATAAAATAGAATCTGTAAAACTGCAAAATGTTGAAAAAGAAATTCTAGGTTTTTACCGCAAAGATGACGTACCAGGTTATTTGGCCCCGATGATTTACTTCGATTATGTACAACAACAAAACCCTGAAGGTATGCTTCAAATCTTAAAGCATAATGAAGAAGATATTTTGTCACTTATAAGTTTATACATTCACCTTTCTAAACAACTATTGCAAATCGATGAAAAACAATCTTCATTTGAAAAACTTTTAGTAGGAGAATGGTTTCATTATTTGGGAGATCAAACTGAAGCCAACAGCACATTTCAACAATTGAAAGCAGAGGAAGAATATATAGCACTTCCAGCTATGCATCGATTGGCTTTTCAAGCGAAAAAAAACAAAAATTACGATGAAGCTTATTCCTATTGGGTAAAGGTGAGTGGACAGGGTATTGGCAAGATTAAAGGAGAAGCATACTTAGAGCTTGCTAAAATCCAAGAGCATTATCAGAAAGATTTTGAGGCGGCTCTCACATCTTGTGAAAAAATGAAACCTCATATTCCAGAGACGCAGAAACAGGCTTTAGCTAAACGAATGGAACGGTTGGAACGGAAATTAAAAGTTGACAAGAAGAAAAACCAGAATTAA
- a CDS encoding carboxypeptidase M32 yields the protein MKLETIVNEFLEYVKKMTAYNEALGLIFWDLRTGAPKKGVEQRSEVIGMLSEDVFEMSTSDKMAAYIRELSSQKQDLSASVRTILEECKKNYERNKKIPAAEYKQYVVLQSQAENVWEEAKEASDFEKFRPYLEKLVDFNKKFIDYWGYEDNKYNTLLDMFEPGVTVSVLDEVFGQLRNEIVPLVHQIKEASQPQTDFLFKSFPKQKQKEFSLEILKQMGYDFQAGRLDETVHPFAIGLNPGDVRVTTKYDESDWRTAVFGTIHEGGHALYEQNIAADLIGTPLCTGTSMGIHESQSLFYENFIGRDYAFWKKNYDLLKTYASGQFDPISLDNFYRAINESKPSLIRIEADELTYALHIIIRYEIEKGLFNDEIEVKDLPRVWNEKYEEYLGVTPSNDSEGVLQDVHWAGGSFGYFPSYALGYMYAAQLKTSMLTDLPHFEQLLEKGDLAPIKEWLTERVHQHGKMKKPLEILKDATGEGLNASHLITYLKDKYSKVYGL from the coding sequence TTGAAGTTAGAAACCATTGTGAATGAATTTTTAGAGTACGTAAAGAAAATGACAGCTTATAACGAAGCGCTAGGTTTAATTTTCTGGGATCTTCGAACGGGAGCACCGAAAAAGGGTGTTGAACAACGGTCAGAAGTGATCGGCATGTTATCAGAAGATGTCTTTGAAATGTCTACATCGGATAAAATGGCAGCATACATAAGAGAACTGTCTTCTCAAAAGCAAGATTTATCAGCTAGCGTACGTACAATTCTTGAAGAATGTAAAAAAAATTACGAACGAAATAAAAAAATACCCGCAGCAGAGTATAAACAATATGTAGTTCTTCAATCACAAGCTGAAAATGTTTGGGAAGAAGCGAAAGAAGCTTCCGATTTTGAAAAGTTCCGTCCATATTTAGAAAAATTAGTAGACTTTAACAAAAAGTTCATTGATTATTGGGGATATGAAGACAATAAATACAATACCCTATTAGATATGTTCGAGCCTGGAGTGACGGTTAGTGTCTTAGATGAAGTGTTTGGGCAATTACGAAACGAAATTGTTCCACTCGTCCACCAAATTAAAGAAGCAAGCCAACCCCAAACAGATTTTCTATTTAAGTCCTTTCCAAAACAAAAGCAAAAAGAATTCAGCCTAGAAATATTAAAGCAAATGGGTTATGACTTTCAAGCAGGTCGACTTGACGAAACCGTCCATCCCTTTGCGATTGGATTAAATCCTGGGGATGTTCGAGTGACCACGAAATATGATGAAAGTGATTGGAGAACCGCTGTATTTGGAACGATCCACGAAGGTGGACATGCGTTGTATGAACAAAATATTGCTGCTGATTTGATAGGTACACCCCTTTGCACGGGTACTTCTATGGGTATACACGAATCACAATCACTATTTTATGAAAACTTTATCGGGAGAGATTATGCGTTTTGGAAGAAAAATTACGACTTATTGAAAACGTATGCATCTGGCCAATTTGATCCGATTTCCTTAGACAATTTTTATCGTGCAATCAATGAATCAAAACCATCTCTAATCCGTATTGAGGCGGATGAATTAACCTATGCCTTGCATATTATCATTCGATATGAAATTGAAAAAGGCTTATTTAATGATGAGATAGAAGTAAAAGATCTACCGAGGGTTTGGAATGAAAAATATGAAGAATATTTAGGCGTAACACCTTCGAATGACAGTGAAGGAGTCCTACAAGACGTCCACTGGGCAGGTGGCAGTTTCGGCTATTTCCCTTCCTATGCTTTGGGTTATATGTATGCCGCACAGTTGAAAACGAGCATGCTGACAGATCTACCTCATTTTGAGCAACTTCTTGAAAAAGGGGATCTTGCACCAATCAAGGAATGGTTAACAGAGAGAGTACATCAACATGGTAAAATGAAAAAACCTCTAGAAATATTAAAGGATGCAACGGGTGAAGGATTAAATGCAAGTCATTTAATCACATACTTAAAAGACAAATATTCAAAGGTATATGGATTATAA
- a CDS encoding cytochrome c oxidase subunit II, with translation MHMHRYEKWWLTLGTGSLILFLTILGISAFHQGHEPPSANAIVDPERVGEFSPFDEPGLKKVDGKEWDYELVFVASAFFYDPGEIEIPKDSTVKIIATTKDVVHGFEVAGTNINMMLEPGYISEYVTTMDKSGEYLVLCNEYCGVGHHTMKSMIKVVE, from the coding sequence ATGCACATGCATCGTTATGAAAAATGGTGGCTTACTTTAGGAACTGGTTCTCTTATTTTATTTTTAACAATTTTAGGAATATCGGCCTTCCATCAAGGTCATGAACCGCCAAGTGCCAATGCAATTGTGGACCCAGAGCGTGTGGGAGAGTTTAGTCCATTTGATGAACCTGGCCTTAAGAAAGTTGATGGAAAAGAGTGGGATTATGAATTGGTATTCGTCGCTTCTGCATTTTTTTACGATCCGGGAGAAATTGAAATCCCAAAAGATTCAACGGTGAAAATTATTGCAACAACAAAAGATGTCGTTCATGGCTTTGAAGTGGCTGGAACAAACATCAATATGATGCTTGAACCTGGTTATATAAGTGAATATGTTACAACTATGGATAAATCTGGTGAATATTTAGTTCTATGTAACGAGTATTGTGGTGTTGGCCACCATACAATGAAATCAATGATTAAGGTGGTGGAGTAA
- a CDS encoding spore coat protein, producing MFCRPRPGQVLPAVVHPTKQCVKNNYATYEVPHIHPTHTTVVNNELYQHKHYFPQTQSEVNCVNNQQFNCGPGPMPGQQPMPGGMPGQQPRPPMGPYGMGR from the coding sequence ATGTTTTGTAGACCAAGACCTGGGCAGGTACTACCTGCAGTAGTACACCCAACTAAGCAATGTGTGAAAAACAACTATGCTACCTATGAGGTGCCACACATTCATCCGACGCACACCACGGTTGTGAACAATGAGTTGTATCAACATAAACATTACTTCCCTCAAACACAATCGGAAGTCAATTGTGTCAACAATCAGCAATTTAATTGTGGTCCTGGACCAATGCCGGGCCAACAACCAATGCCAGGTGGAATGCCAGGCCAACAACCTAGACCTCCTATGGGTCCATATGGTATGGGTAGATAG
- the gpsB gene encoding cell division regulator GpsB produces the protein MLADRVKLTAKDILEKDFKSGMRGYKQEDVDKFLDLIIKDYETFHGVIEDLQQENLRLKKQNEGKAVRATQPTQPTGTTNFDIIQRLSNLEKHVFGSKLYE, from the coding sequence ATGTTAGCTGATCGTGTAAAATTAACCGCTAAAGATATACTCGAGAAAGATTTTAAATCGGGTATGCGTGGCTACAAACAAGAAGATGTGGATAAATTTTTAGATCTCATTATTAAAGATTATGAAACCTTTCACGGAGTCATTGAAGATTTACAACAAGAAAATTTACGACTAAAAAAACAAAATGAAGGCAAAGCTGTACGTGCAACACAACCTACACAACCAACAGGTACAACCAATTTTGATATTATTCAGCGCCTATCAAACCTTGAAAAACATGTGTTCGGTAGCAAACTTTATGAGTAG
- a CDS encoding SDR family NAD(P)-dependent oxidoreductase → MYLSSFNLHGKNAVVTGAGRGIGQAVAIGLAEAGANVILVSRTKANLEETAIHIKNQNVSYWVMPTDVTSEKAVESLFKRIDEEVGSVDILINNAGMNIRSKALDVTTEEWNIIMDTNLKSAFQMAQKAGERMQKLGHGKIVNISSVGGHVALRTGVVYAMTKAALIQMTKVLALEWGEHNINVNAIGPWYFPTPLTEKLLQDENYVEDILRVTPLNRLGKLEELVSPTVFLCSEAGNYITGQTLFVDGGMTIQGF, encoded by the coding sequence TTGTATTTATCATCCTTTAATCTTCATGGAAAGAATGCAGTTGTTACTGGAGCTGGAAGAGGGATTGGCCAGGCCGTTGCAATTGGTCTTGCTGAAGCTGGAGCCAATGTTATTCTTGTATCTCGTACAAAAGCCAATTTAGAAGAAACAGCAATACATATTAAAAATCAAAATGTATCATACTGGGTGATGCCAACAGACGTCACTTCTGAAAAAGCAGTCGAGTCGCTCTTTAAACGAATAGATGAAGAAGTGGGATCTGTGGATATATTAATTAATAATGCGGGGATGAATATTCGGTCGAAGGCGTTGGATGTAACAACAGAAGAGTGGAACATCATAATGGATACAAACTTAAAATCTGCCTTTCAAATGGCCCAGAAAGCTGGGGAACGAATGCAGAAACTAGGTCACGGAAAAATTGTAAATATTTCCTCTGTCGGGGGGCATGTGGCCTTACGAACAGGAGTGGTTTACGCGATGACCAAAGCAGCATTGATTCAAATGACCAAAGTGCTTGCGTTAGAGTGGGGCGAGCATAATATAAACGTGAATGCTATTGGTCCTTGGTATTTTCCCACGCCTTTAACAGAAAAGTTATTACAGGATGAAAACTATGTAGAAGATATACTTCGAGTGACCCCTTTGAATCGGCTCGGAAAATTAGAAGAACTGGTTTCACCTACTGTGTTTTTATGTTCTGAAGCAGGAAACTATATCACCGGTCAAACACTATTTGTTGATGGAGGCATGACCATCCAAGGCTTTTAA
- a CDS encoding cytochrome c oxidase subunit 2A, with product MGKPQSQLPHNPKSKLENERNSLKGTLAAVSILGAFIVVTWFIVFYIFIDRF from the coding sequence ATGGGAAAACCACAATCTCAATTGCCTCATAATCCAAAAAGTAAACTTGAAAATGAGCGAAACTCATTAAAAGGGACTCTGGCTGCCGTTTCAATACTCGGTGCATTTATTGTTGTTACCTGGTTTATCGTATTTTATATTTTTATCGATCGTTTTTAG
- a CDS encoding b(o/a)3-type cytochrome-c oxidase subunit 1, whose translation MNTNTSFIKVDKKDASLAMAHLYVAFIALALGGLAGLLQVLVRSGRFTLPFNIGYYQVLTVHGVLLGLILTTFFILGFQIAAISRTSGTFSPTARRLGWIGFWVMVLGTAMASVMVLLNEATVLYTFYAPLQAHWIFYLGLTFVVVGSWIGGAGMIVVYVSWRKANPGQPSPLLTFMAVINTVLWIVATLGVAATVLFQLLPWSLGLVDRVDVLVSRTLFWYFGHPLVYFWLLPAYMAWYVIIPKIIGAKIFSDSLARMSFILFLLFSIPVGFHHQLVEPGIDPFWKFLQVILTFMVVIPSLMTAFSLFASFEQFGRHKGATGLFGWFKKMPWKDARFLVPFIGMVAFIPAGAGGLINASNQMNQVVHNTIWITGHFHLTLATSVVLTFFAIMYWLVPHLTGRVLTKAMNKLAIFQAIVWTVGMTIMSGSMHIVGLLGAPRRSSFSTYGDSAQALEWIPYQVAQAVGGSILFLGIVLVLYIFINLAFFAPKGEEEFPIGEVSDAAEKTPMFLENWKIWLTVLAALILVAYSVPFLDMIQNGPPGSKGFKLW comes from the coding sequence ATGAATACCAATACCTCTTTTATAAAAGTAGATAAAAAAGATGCAAGTTTAGCGATGGCTCATTTATATGTTGCTTTTATCGCCCTAGCCTTAGGTGGACTCGCTGGACTCCTTCAAGTATTAGTTCGTTCAGGTAGATTCACGCTTCCTTTTAATATAGGATACTATCAAGTTCTTACAGTACATGGTGTTTTACTTGGACTTATACTAACAACATTTTTTATTTTAGGTTTTCAAATTGCGGCCATTAGTCGTACATCTGGTACATTTTCTCCAACAGCTCGCCGTCTAGGCTGGATTGGTTTTTGGGTGATGGTTCTTGGTACTGCGATGGCTTCAGTCATGGTTTTATTAAATGAAGCTACCGTTTTATATACGTTTTACGCGCCTCTTCAAGCGCACTGGATATTTTACCTTGGGCTAACCTTTGTTGTAGTTGGTAGTTGGATTGGTGGAGCGGGGATGATCGTCGTTTATGTTTCATGGCGTAAAGCAAATCCAGGCCAGCCAAGCCCCCTCTTAACATTTATGGCTGTTATCAATACAGTCTTATGGATTGTGGCGACACTAGGAGTTGCTGCAACGGTATTATTCCAATTACTTCCTTGGTCGCTAGGTCTTGTTGATCGTGTAGATGTATTAGTTAGTCGTACACTATTCTGGTATTTTGGGCATCCTCTTGTGTATTTCTGGTTGCTTCCAGCTTACATGGCTTGGTATGTCATTATACCTAAAATCATCGGAGCGAAAATTTTCTCTGACTCACTAGCACGTATGTCTTTTATCCTATTTCTACTATTCTCGATTCCTGTTGGATTTCACCATCAACTAGTAGAACCAGGAATTGATCCTTTCTGGAAGTTTTTACAAGTTATATTAACTTTTATGGTTGTCATTCCATCATTAATGACTGCTTTCTCACTATTTGCATCATTTGAGCAATTTGGTCGTCATAAAGGGGCAACAGGTCTATTCGGATGGTTCAAAAAAATGCCCTGGAAAGATGCTCGCTTTCTCGTACCATTCATTGGTATGGTCGCCTTTATCCCTGCTGGTGCCGGTGGATTAATCAATGCATCTAATCAGATGAATCAAGTGGTTCATAACACCATTTGGATAACAGGTCACTTCCACTTGACGTTAGCTACTTCTGTTGTGTTAACATTCTTTGCTATCATGTACTGGCTCGTTCCCCATTTAACAGGACGAGTCTTAACGAAAGCGATGAATAAATTAGCAATCTTCCAAGCTATCGTATGGACCGTCGGGATGACAATTATGTCAGGTTCGATGCATATCGTTGGACTATTAGGGGCTCCGCGTCGTTCTTCCTTTTCGACTTACGGAGATTCTGCACAAGCACTTGAATGGATTCCTTATCAAGTAGCTCAAGCAGTTGGCGGAAGTATTTTGTTCCTAGGGATCGTTCTTGTTCTCTACATTTTCATCAACCTTGCCTTCTTCGCTCCAAAAGGAGAAGAAGAGTTCCCGATCGGTGAAGTATCTGATGCTGCTGAAAAAACACCGATGTTTCTTGAAAACTGGAAAATTTGGTTAACCGTACTTGCAGCCTTGATTCTAGTCGCGTACAGCGTTCCATTCCTTGATATGATTCAAAATGGACCTCCTGGATCAAAAGGATTCAAATTATGGTAG
- a CDS encoding THUMP domain-containing class I SAM-dependent RNA methyltransferase: MSKYTIIATSAMGLEAVVANEVKNLGYDCQVENGKVIFSGDERAIARSNMWLRTADRVKVLVGEFKAYSFDELFENTKALPWEDLLPVNAEFPVQGKSVKSKLYSVPDCQAIVKKAIVDRLKNSYKQTSWLAEDGPLFKIEIAIHKDKASLLLDTSGAGLHKRGYRAAQGEAPLKETLAAALVQLSRWTPERPFVDPFCGSGTIPIEAAMIGQNIAPGFNRDFLSEEWPWMEKTMWDSVRMEVEDLANYDQEVDILGTDFDHRMIEIAKNNAFEAGFGDLISFKQMQVKDFTSNKEYGVIIGNPPYGERLGDRDEVELMYRDMGEAFRSLDTWSIYILTSYEAFEKQYGKDATKKRKLFNGFIRTDLYQYWGPKPPRG, translated from the coding sequence ATGTCAAAATATACAATTATTGCAACCTCAGCAATGGGACTTGAAGCAGTGGTAGCGAATGAAGTGAAAAATTTAGGGTACGATTGTCAGGTTGAAAATGGGAAAGTGATTTTCTCAGGAGACGAGCGTGCTATTGCGCGCTCGAATATGTGGCTAAGAACCGCAGATCGAGTGAAGGTACTAGTAGGAGAGTTTAAAGCATATAGTTTTGATGAGCTTTTTGAGAATACAAAAGCTTTGCCATGGGAAGACTTATTGCCAGTAAATGCAGAATTTCCGGTTCAAGGGAAATCGGTTAAATCAAAATTATACAGCGTACCTGATTGCCAAGCTATTGTGAAGAAAGCTATAGTCGACCGGCTCAAAAATTCGTATAAACAAACGAGTTGGCTTGCTGAGGATGGACCTCTATTCAAAATAGAAATTGCGATTCATAAAGACAAAGCCTCTCTCCTTTTGGACACGAGTGGAGCTGGCTTGCATAAAAGAGGTTATCGGGCCGCTCAAGGAGAAGCACCGCTGAAAGAAACGTTAGCAGCTGCTCTTGTTCAACTAAGTCGCTGGACACCGGAGCGACCATTTGTTGATCCATTTTGTGGGTCAGGCACAATTCCAATTGAAGCTGCCATGATTGGTCAAAACATTGCGCCTGGTTTTAATCGTGATTTCCTTTCAGAAGAATGGCCTTGGATGGAAAAAACGATGTGGGACTCTGTTCGCATGGAAGTAGAGGACCTTGCTAATTATGATCAAGAAGTGGATATTTTAGGTACCGATTTCGATCATCGCATGATTGAAATCGCTAAAAATAATGCTTTTGAAGCGGGATTTGGAGATTTAATTTCATTTAAGCAAATGCAAGTAAAAGATTTCACCTCTAACAAAGAATACGGAGTCATCATCGGAAATCCACCGTATGGAGAACGCCTAGGAGATCGTGATGAAGTTGAACTTATGTACCGTGACATGGGTGAAGCGTTTCGCTCATTGGATACATGGTCGATTTATATATTGACTTCCTATGAAGCATTTGAAAAGCAATATGGGAAAGATGCGACCAAAAAGAGAAAACTCTTTAACGGGTTTATTAGAACGGACCTATATCAATATTGGGGACCTAAGCCACCAAGAGGTTAG
- a CDS encoding chemotaxis protein CheX, translating to MTLTKTIQEVLNSSIEAIKAVIPMVLNMETPSLLQQPLYQHSIGVLIGMTGDVRGRVIIESNEETLSGIGTVMFGMPLEGEMLESFAGELGNMIAGNLSTNVAQKGYTTDITPPTVIVGKSKMYGFERAVRLPIQIENAGSLDIILMIEGQ from the coding sequence ATGACTCTTACGAAAACAATACAAGAAGTTCTTAACAGTAGCATAGAGGCAATTAAGGCTGTTATCCCTATGGTACTGAACATGGAAACCCCCTCTTTATTACAACAGCCACTCTACCAACATAGTATAGGTGTTCTTATTGGAATGACAGGTGATGTAAGAGGAAGAGTGATCATTGAAAGTAACGAAGAAACATTAAGTGGAATTGGAACTGTGATGTTCGGAATGCCTTTAGAGGGGGAAATGCTTGAGTCATTTGCCGGAGAACTCGGCAATATGATTGCAGGCAACCTTTCAACCAACGTTGCGCAAAAGGGTTACACCACCGATATCACTCCTCCCACCGTTATAGTGGGAAAATCCAAGATGTATGGGTTTGAGCGTGCAGTTCGTCTGCCAATTCAAATCGAAAATGCCGGAAGTTTAGATATCATATTAATGATTGAAGGTCAGTAA